One genomic region from Eptesicus fuscus isolate TK198812 chromosome 4, DD_ASM_mEF_20220401, whole genome shotgun sequence encodes:
- the LOC103288785 gene encoding GTP:AMP phosphotransferase AK3, mitochondrial-like has protein sequence MGAAGQLLRAVIMGSPGSGKHTLSLRITRHFELKKLSSGELLRDNILRDTKTGMLARPFVKQGELIPDDIVTPLTLQELKRLAPYSWLLCGFPRTLPQAEALERAYQTHLVLHLNVPFEAIMQRLSARWVHPASGRVYNLDFNPPKVLGVDDLTGEPLVKREDDRPEILIKRLKAYEDHTKPVLEYYQEKGVLETFSGTETNKLWPCIHACLQRKVPHAHWKHWLFHEEKCS, from the coding sequence atggggGCGGCCGGGCAGCTCCTGCGCGCGGTGATCATGGGCTCCCCAGGCTCCGGCAAGCACACGCTGTCACTGCGCATCACCAGACACTTCGAGCTGAAGAAGCTCTCCAGCGGGGAACTGCTCCGAGACAACATACTGAGGGACACAAAAACCGGAATGCTGGCCCGGCCCTTCGTGAAGCAGGGGGAGCTCATCCCGGACGACATCGTGACGCCGCTGACCCTCCAGGAGCTGAAACGCCTCGCTCCCTACAGCTGGCTGCTGTGTGGCTTCCCCAGGACACTCCCGCAGGCGGAAGCGCTGGAGAGAGCGTATCAGACGCACCTGGTGCTGCACCTGAACGTGCCCTTTGAGGCCATCATGCAACGCCTCTCTGCTCGCTGGGTCCACCCAGCCAGTGGCCGCGTCTACAACCTTGACTTCAATCCTCCCAAAGTGCTGGGCGTGGATGATCTGACCGGAGAGCCTCTCGTTAAGCGTGAGGACGACAGACCAGAGATCCTCATCAAGAGACTGAAAGCTTACGAAGACCACACAAAACCGGTCCTGGAATATTACCAGGAAAAGGGGGTGTTGGAAACCTTCTCTGGAACAGAAACCAACAAGCTCTGGCCCTGTATACATGCTTGCCTGCAGAGGAAAGTTCCCCATGCACACTGGAAGCATTGGCTATTCCATGAGGAAAAATGCTCGTAA